Proteins found in one Malassezia vespertilionis chromosome 5, complete sequence genomic segment:
- the TAZ1 gene encoding Lyso-phosphatidylcholine acyltransferase (EggNog:ENOG503NYB3; COG:I): protein MLERQVIEVVGALSKAFLTLGCRSVRVHGTENLLRVLNDTDRINAGRGVLTCTLDEPLMWGAMPMYTYSSAHTTRWSLGASDIIFTNSFFSWFFRKGQTLEVFRGQGIFQSALDNAVLELERGHWVHIFPEGLVNLSSSTALKPFKWGVSRLFLEPLEAPVVVPIWLTGFDQIMPNNRAHPRWMPRRNADVSVTFGEPLREEITATYHNAFHELCRDASVAPYDAQWPPRLASGIVPNEVFPTRGPPKLAPQDSEAYATLRSYFAAVLRRELHSLGCQVRARHGLPPGEGILSHGHERGEKNSHV, encoded by the exons ATGTTGGAACGGCAGGTGATCG AGGTCGTCGGCGCACTCTCCAAGGCATTTCTCACGCTTGGATGCAGGtctgtgcgtgtgcacggGACGGAGAATCTGCTTCGTGTGCTCAACGATACGGACCGAATAAATGCTGGGCGCGGTGTGCTCACATGTAC CCTCGATGAGCCGCTCATGTGGGGCGCGATGCCTATGTATACCTACTCCAGCGCGCACACTACGCGGTGGAGTCTCGGCGCGAGCGACATTATTTTTACAAACTCCTTCTTTTCTTGGTTCTTTCGAAAAGGACAGACATTAGAAGTGTTCCGTGGGCAGGGAATTTTTCAaagcgcgctggacaatgcCGTGTTGGAATTGGAAAGGGGGCACTGGGTGCATATTTTCCCCGAAGGCCTCGTAAATTTGTCCAGCTCGACGGCGCTCAAGCCGTTCAAGTGGGGCGTGTCGCGCTTGTTTCTGGAGCCGCTAGAGGCGCCGGTGGTGGTGCCCATATGGCTTACGGGATTTGACCAAATCATGCCGAACAATAGAGCACATCCGCGCTGgatgccgcggcgcaatgcagacGTGTCTGTGACGTTTGGCGAGCCGCTACGCGAGGAAATCACGGCGACATATCATAACGCATTCCATGAGCTATGCAGGGATGCTTCTGTGGCGCCATACGATGCACAGTGGCCGCCACGATTGGCTTCAGGTATCGTGCCAAACGAAGTGTTTCCCACGCGCGGGCCGCCGaagcttgcgccgcaagatTCGGAGGCGTATGCGACGTTGCGCAGCTACTTTGCCGCTGTGTTGCGCAGAGAGCTGCATTCGCTGGGATGCCAAGTgcgtgcacggcatggACTTCCGCCAGGCGAGGGCATACTATCGCACGGTCACGAACGCGGCGAGAAAAATAGCCACGTCTGA
- the TIM13 gene encoding protein translocase subunit (EggNog:ENOG503P6U7; BUSCO:EOG09265PJ3; COG:U) has product MELFGKKPAPSASSSEQKDALKQRVATEVAMANAQQLISKATEKCYSKCIAPPGQSLSSKEQTCLERCLERYFETFNIVSSTYVSRIAAERTSGALNS; this is encoded by the coding sequence ATGGAACTATTTGGCAAGAAgcctgcgccgagcgcgtcgtctTCTGAAcaaaaagacgcgctgAAGCAGCGTGTGGCCACAGAAGTTGCTATGGCGAACGCTCAGCAGCTCATTTCGAAGGCGACGGAAAAGTGCTACTCGaaatgcatcgcgccgcccggACAGAGCCTTTCGAGCAAGGAGCAGACCTGCCTTGAGCGCTGCCTCGAGCGCTACTTTGAGACGTTCAACATTGTGAGCTCAACTTACGTGAGCCGCATCGCGGCCGAGCGCACTTCTGGCGCACTGAACTCGTAA
- a CDS encoding uncharacterized protein (EggNog:ENOG503P68Z; COG:S), with product MNVQPDMNQPRTSASDSRALQNLVKAEKAYVDQLFTATSSAVSANSSLQAWGMSETPDLESAALTVSKHLDEVLDAQKTYAHAIDHYRSALKDVLDREQTVRTILRDREILISRVIKLSKKKPSRWEVANYDDDHNRAVEAALAELHACEQALSSETAFLIGVKRRTFKEAMTMRVKTLGDTGAAMMDSARSIIMFLDDFDANLPVAPPAPLPLPEQVSMVAHRQQRQQQEFEPPFQMENAPQGAYQDYHDANEQWQQHPYAEQWQQPYEQQVYEPLPYEQGLPYEQPQAYEQAYEQQPQAYPESAADLVPSYPPGAVPAFVPSRGVVSPVPLASPAMSSPAPQPMPAPKSKSRRTQKPHRRMSDASRNSSLQAIPQVPGGIPSAPKMNLEHARDGFVAPTVPGGVPSAPRIQFGRDDEDDEDRYRRHETYSNTTTTDVPRERHSRYTHDDDESGTRSQKQGGFFSRMSNLFRSELKAQPSSKRHEERGGRRVHSESFFSPISDSRSRALRDDSSDEEPSNVVRHYNERPLSSMNLHMSSSKSRNQQASRASAAAAEEDALTAAVRRSVIGAGITGNVPGKGSKPSSRSSSALGHGTRVNRRSVDSDVRPGSAASVSRPKSRNSVDQAEKPVRRKRRESATPAISHPPPAPSSFYGGLASNPAKFTTDSWVTKAEDLGRPSSAQSAKPLKSAMKSSKSHRVSSSGSDLQSLSINLDGQFDGTGHLDLELAEMVTSGRDGSPVKPAATQPSAAAPPITRTLFSNMGAKPVSQEDGATLGAAEEATYRAFLQEPASVHEGNDESVSRSAQLAAPFYATTHLAPQAQEAPVPAHPMASHTSKKSVRIESEPALCQPVSPHDDRHSSWNTRIGAHDDSSDEESTNADPDTYTSARQAFGSATRQLGLATGTLHTKPKGESTKRKSRPYNPSIQLPKGMETVARSRP from the coding sequence ATGAATGTGCAGCCAGACATGAACCAGCCGCGAACGTCGGCAAGCGACagtcgcgctttgcagaATTTGGTCAAGGCGGAAAAGGCGTACGTGGACCAGCTCTTCACCGCGACGTCCTCGGCAGTGTCGGCGAATTCGTCGCTCCAAGCATGGGGCATGTCCGAGACGCCCGATTTGGAGTCGGCGGCGTTGACTGTCTCCAAGCACCTCGATGAAGTGCTTGATGCACAAAAGACGTATGCTCATGCGATCGACCATTACCGCTCCGCGCTGAAGGACGTACTCGATCGTGAGCAGACCGTACGCACGATCCTGCGCGATCGCGAGATTCTGATTAGCCGTGTCATCAAGCTCAGCAAGAAGAAACCTTCGCGCTGGGAGGTGGCTAATTACGACGATGATCACAATCGTGCCGTGGAAGCTGCACTCGCTGAGCTGCATGCGTGTGAGCAGGCGCTCTCGAGCGAAACGGCGTTCCTCATTGGAgtcaagcgccgcaccttCAAAGAGGCCATGACCATGCGTGTAAAAACCCTTGGCGATACAGGCGCGGCAATGATGGATAGTGCACGCTCGATCATCATGTTCTTGGATGATTTTGACGCGAATCTGCCCGTCGCGCCTCCAGCGCCACTCCCGCTCCCCGAGCAAGTTTCCATGGTCGCACACAGGCAGCAGCGTCAACAGCAAGAGTTCGAGCCACCGTTTCAGATGgaaaatgcgccgcaaggagCGTACCAGGACTACCATGATGCGAACGAGCAGTGGCAGCAGCATCCGTACGCGGAACAGTGGCAGCAGCCATATGAACAACAGGTATACGAGCCGCTGCCGTACGAACAAGGACTGCCATACGAGCAGCCCCAAGCGTACGAGCAGGCGTACGAGCAGCAGCCCCAGGCGTACCCGGAGTCCGCCGCGGACCTTGTCCCGAGCTATCCGCCTGGGGCTGTCCCGGCGTTTGTGCCCAGCCGCGGCGTGGTTTCGCCTGTTCCTTTGGCTTCTCCTGCCATGTCTtcgcctgcgccgcagccaaTGCCCGCACCCAAATCCAAATCCCGCCGCACACAAAAACCACATCGTCGCATGAgcgatgcgtcgcgcaacaGCTCGCTCCAAGCCATTCCCCAAGTCCCTGGCGGCATTCCCAGCGCGCCCAAGATGAATttggagcatgcgcgcgacggatTTGTCGCTCCGACTGTGCCTGGCGgtgtgccgagcgcgccgcgcattcAATTCGGacgcgacgacgaggacgacgaggaccGGTACCGTCGCCACGAAACGTACAGCAACACGACCACCACCGATGTGCCCCGCGAGCGCCACTCGAGGTATACGCACGATGACGACGAGTCCGGCACTCGCTCGCAGAAGCAGGGCGGCTTCTTTAGCCGTATGTCGAACCTGTTCCGCTCCGAGCTCAAGGCGCAGCCATCCAGCAAACGCCACGAGGAGCGAGGCGGGCGCAGAGTACACTCCGAATCGTTCTTCTCGCCCATCTCCGACTCCCGCTcgcgtgcgctccgcgACGATAGCAGCGACGAAGAGCCGTCGAATGTGGTGCGCCACTACAACGAGCGTCCGCTCAGCAGCATGAACTTACACATGAGCTCCTCCAAGAGCCGCAACCAACAggcttcgcgcgcaagcgccgcagctgcagaGGAAGATGCGCTCActgctgctgtgcggcgcagcgtcatTGGTGCAGGTATCACTGGTAATGTGCCTGGCAAAGGCAGCAAGCCCtcttcgcgctcttccTCTGCTTTAGGCCATGGCACACGCGTGAATCGCCGCTCGGTTGACAGCGACGTACGTCCCGGCTCTGCCGCTTCCGTCAGCCGCCCCAAATCGCGCAACAGTGTGGACCAGGCAGAGAAgcccgtgcgccgcaagcgccgggAGAGTGCGACACCAGCTATTTCGCATCCACCCCCGGCTCCGTCCTCTTTCTATGGTGGCCTCGCGAGTAACCCAGCCAAGTTCACGACGGACTCTTGGGTCACCAAGGCCGAGGATCTTGGACGCCCCAGCTCTGCACAGAGCGCCAAGCCGCTCAAGTCTGCCATGAAGAGCTCCAAGTCGCACCGCGTATCGAGCTCTGGCTCCGACCTGCAAAGTCTCAGCATTAATCTCGACGGCCAGTTTGACGGCACGGGTCACTTGGAtctcgagctcgccgagatGGTCACAAGCGGCCGAGACGGCTCTCCTGTGAAgcctgcagcgacgcagccatccgctgctgcgccgcccatcaCACGGACGCTGTTTAGCAATATGGGTGCAAAGCCTGTGTCGCAGGAGgatggcgcgacgctgggTGCTGCTGAGGAGGCGACCTATCGCGCCTTTTTGCAAGAACCCGCCTCGGTGCACGAGGGAAATGACGAGAGCGtttcgcgctctgcgcaacttgccgcgccgttCTATGCTACTAcgcacttggcgccgcaagcacaagAAGCGCCCGTCCCTGCACATCCCATGGCGTCGCACACGTCAAAGAAGAGTGTGCGTATTGAAAGCGAGCCTGCCCTTTGCCAGCCAGTGTCGCCCCATGACGACCGTCACAGCTCGTGGAATACGCGAATTGGTGCGCACGATGATTCCAGCGACGAAGAATCGACGAACGCTGATCCCGATACGTACACAAGCGCCCGCCAAGCGTTTGGCAGCGCCACTCGCCAGCTGGGTCTTGCCACGGGCACGCTCCACACCAAGCCAAAAGGCGAGAGTacgaagcgcaagagccGCCCGTACAACCCCTCGATTCAGCTTCCTAAAGGTATGGAGACAGTTGCACGCAGCCGCCCGTAG
- the EAF3 gene encoding Esa1p-associated factor (COG:B; COG:K; EggNog:ENOG503NVZW) encodes MQYQQDEKVLCYHGPLLYQAKILQAEDWKGDENQSGATGPHYFVHYQGWKKTWDEWVPPPRLLKFNDENIALQKSLVASQKAEAEALAQASSQASDANAQRRAEPRKPGAAPGSHARGTKRVRDSADHEEGERRPDIKLQLPDSLRLQLVDDWENVTRKEELVPLPRTPNVRTILKEYADHYDTRTSAKTRHDRLPAVMSEVLQGLQLYFNKSLPQNLLYRFERTQYVELRKKLGSRLNVNERGSGTGASAGDTSAGGDTLAPCDIYGAEHLLRLFVNLPSIVAHTNMDNESVALLHDHVTDLLAYMAKEKARLFLREYETPSTAYLRLSGL; translated from the exons ATGCAGTACCAGCAAGACGAAAAGGTCTTGTGCTACCATGGGCCGCTACTGTATCAGGCCAAG ATTCTTCAGGCTGAGGATTGGAAAGGCGACGAGAACCAATCCGGTGCGACGGGCCCTCATTATTTTGTGCATTACCAAGGCTGGAAGAAGACGTGGGACGAGTgggtgccgccgccgcgcctACTTAAGTTCAACGATGAAAAtattgcgctgcagaaatCTCTTGTCGCGTCACAGAAGGCCGAGGCTGAGGCTCTTGCACAAGCGTCGAGCCAAGCAAGCGACGCgaatgcacagcgccgcgccgagccacGCAAGCCTGGTGCGGCGCCTGGAAgccatgcgcgcggcacgaaACGTGTACGCGACAGTGCAGATCATGAAGAAGGCGAGCGGCGCCCAGATATCAAGCTGCAACTTCCCGATtcactgcgcttgcagctTGTCGATGACTGGGAGAATGTCACGCGAAAAGAAGAgcttgtgccgcttccGCGCACTCCGAACGTGCGCACCATTTTGAAGGAATATGCGGACCACTATGATACACGTACGTCGGCCAAGACGCGGCACGACCGATTGCCAGCAGTGATGAGTGAGGTGCTACAAGGGCTGCAGCTGTACTTTAACAAAAGCCTACCGCAGAACCTGCTCTATCGCTTCGAGCGGACGCAATACGTGGAGCTCCGCAAGAAACTGGGCTCCCGCTTGAACGTGAACGAGCGGGGCTCAGGCAcgggcgcaagcgcaggcGATAccagcgccggcggcgatacactcgcgccgtgcgacATAtacggcgccgagcacctTTTACGTCTGTTTG TCAATCTCCCTTCGATTGTGGCGCACACTAATATGGACAATGAGTCTGTCGCGCTTTTGCACGATCATGTCACAGACTTGCTTGC CTACATGGCCAAAGAAAAGGCGCGTCTATTTTTGCGCGAGTACGAGACACCAAGCACGGCATACCTGCGCCTTAGCGGTCTGTAG
- a CDS encoding uncharacterized protein (COG:S; EggNog:ENOG503Q4MC), with product MDHFKSFTSNVAERFGALNQQARERFGHADDITELPEEYRHLEQRVDAMKNAHASMIRTVRVFEQEAYDYPQHLQETLSQSAQSIGHTLSSWASTAAKNTNMGNVEPTHAPETAPRTLYHALSRSATSAAMDLEQVPMSASQSIEEPGASIEHKLAELLKKLAVAENSIGNARLTQDRSIVQSFIMVWNAFGSQINLALKARQSVRDARLHLDNRRGALKHAEQHDSVRAESIRGEVEQAEDKLVGVTEEAISLMKAVLDNPEPVQTLASLVKAQLHYYRESVGVLEQLDQDMSHAATTAESAYRASRS from the exons ATGGACCATTTCAAGTCGTTTACTTCGAACGTCGCGGAGCGATTTGGCGCTCTT AACCAGCAAGCACGGGAGCGCTTTGGCCACGCCGATGACATCACTGAACTGCCTGAAGAGTACCGGCATTTGGAGCAGCGTGTCGATGCGATGAAGAATGCACACGCTTCCATGATCCGCACAGTCCGTGTTTTTGAGCAGGAAGCCTATGATTACCCGCAGCATCTGCAAGAGACGCTCTCGCAGAGTGCACAGTCAATCGGCCATACACTTTCGTCGTGGGCGTCCACCGCTGCGAAGAACACCAACATGGGCAACGTCGAGCCCACTCATGCGCCGGAGACAGCGCCACGAACGCTTTACCACGCACTCTCGCGCAGTGCAACTTCTGCTGCAATGGACCTCGAGCAGGTTCCTATGAGTGCTTCACAGTCAATCGAAGAGCCGGGCGCATCGATCGAGCAcaagcttgccgagctgctgaAGAAGCTGGCCGTCGCCGAGAACAGCATTGGCAATGCACGACTCACACAGGACCGCAGTATTGTGCAGTCGTTCATCATGGTCTGGAACGCATTCGGGAGCCAAATCAACCTCGCACTAAAGGCCCGCCagtctgtgcgcgatgcacgccTCCATTTGGACAACCGCCGTGGCGCATTgaagcacgccgagcagcacgaTAGTGTACGTGCGGAATCGATCCGTGGGGAGGTTGAGCAGGCAGAGGACAAGCTTGTGGGCGTGACAGAAGAAGCGATCAGTCTCATGAAGGCCGTACTGGACAACCCTGAGCCTGTGCAGACGCTGGCCTCGCTCGTCAAGGCACAGCTTCACTACTACCGCGAGTCGGTCGGTGttctcgagcagctggaccAGGATATGAGTCACGCGGCTACGACGGCGGAGTCTGCGTaccgcgcatcgcgctcgtAG